The Arachis ipaensis cultivar K30076 chromosome B07, Araip1.1, whole genome shotgun sequence genome includes a window with the following:
- the LOC107606686 gene encoding protein MAIN-LIKE 2-like gives MPPDRYNPIVEGYLRDTGFYHVSQIGVVQCQSALVNALIERWRPETHTFHFPVGKCAVTLEDVALILGLPTNGLPVTGPTLSSYEALEAECLDQFGVAPRKTDCRGSFIKLTWFQALKDRLVLVDDIQIQRYMKCHIMLLFGTVMFGDKSEAGVH, from the coding sequence ATGCCGCCGGATCGGTACAATCCAATAGTGGAGGGGTATTTACGGGACACTGGCTTTTATCATGTTTCACAGATCGGAGTTGTCCAATGTCAGTCGGCATTGGTTAATGCTCTGATCGAGAGATGGCGCCCCGAGACTCACACCTTCCATTTTCCGGTTGGTAAGTGTGCCGTGACACTGGAGGATGTGGCGTTAATTCTTGGTCTTCCGACGAATGGTTTGCCAGTTACGGGACCGACACTGAGTAGTTATGAGGCGTTAGAGGCTGAATGCTTGGATCAGTTTGGTGTTGCACCTAGGAAGACAGACTGTAGGGGAAGTTTCATCAAGTTGACGTGGTTTCAAGCATTGAAGGATCGATTAGTGTTGGTTGATGATATCCAGATTCAGAGGTACATGAAGTGCCACATAATGTTATTGTTTGGGACCGTTATGTTTGGAGATAAGTCTGAAGCAGGGGTGCACTGA
- the LOC107609309 gene encoding WEB family protein At2g40480, producing MAEETPNLGGETGSGIRKVGLRAEIDTSPPFGSVKEAVTRFGGSGPWLHNSDEEFDIKKVEEQAAKLEKDLIVKELETLDVLEELAATKRIVEGLKQQLQTEALKCSATDNEHVGTPVVVKEMNQENYGTVAGNQEQRLQNPSPGSVSATSSDQFFIELEQAKMNLGKTINDLGVIQSSVESLNKKMKKERLFLERTREKLASKVAAVSAQTRAQEEARLNPSPAPMKTSSTSDNPGNILVSFKPDADQSNRMVETLRSEVSKPLSYEENILSIKTAEMRWFAAKKMEEAARAAEAIALAEIKALSGAEIPSGLVLPERRRVTFALGEHTPLNPEVQIPEESTLKKVVDSRFQIDEINASKLNILKKLEEATEEVLLSKQRLTEALNSVETANRKQHAANEALRKWIPQDDMKGQSMYRSINHNFAYTGCCQDSSLPDVTRSTTANNDRKRVLKSTVSMRDVLSRKQVPEDYTATKEMEEHAARQKVALSQMLQALREDLTLPSNPETDRDHQKHFMAQRKKFGFIQISLGRPSKKRT from the exons ATGGCTGAGGAGACTCCAAATCTCGGTGGTGAAACCGGTTCGGGAATCAGGAAGGTTGGTTTGAGAGCTGAAATTGATACTTCGCCGCCGTTTGGATCGGTTAAAGAGGCGGTTACTCGTTTTGGAGGAAGCGGACCTTGGCTGCAT AATAGTGATGAGGAGTTTGACATAAAGAAAGTGGAGGAACAAgcagccaagttggagaaggatttgATAGTGAAAGAACTCGAAACACTCGATGTGCTCGAAGAACTGGCAGCTACCAAAAGGATTGTGGAGGGGTTAAAGCAGCAGCTACAAACTGAAGCATTGAAGTGTTCTGCAACTGACAATGAACATGTTGGTACCCCTGTTGTTGTTAAGGAGATGAATCAAGAAAATTATGGAACTGTTGCTGGCAATCAAGAACAAAGATTGCAGAATCCAAGCCCTGGCTCTGTCTCTGCTACATCATCTGATCAATTCTTTATCGAGTTGGAACAAGCTAAGATGAACCTTGGCAAAACCATAAATGATCTTGGGGTGATTCAATCTTCTGTTGAGTCTCtgaataagaagatgaagaaggagagGCTTTTTCTTGAGAGGACGCGTGAGAAGCTAGCATCAAAGGTTGCAGCTGTCTCTGCACAAACGAGGGCACAAGAAGAAGCAAGATTGAATCCATCACCGGCTCCTATGAAAACAAGTTCCACTTCAGATAATCCTGGGAACATTTTGGTGAGTTTCAAACCTGATGCTGATCAAAGCAATAGAATGGTCGAAACACTAAGATCTGAAGTTTCAAAGCCATTATCATACGAAGAGAACATACTTAGCATTAAGACTGCTGAGATGAGGTGGTTTGCAGCTAAAAAGATGGAAGAAGCTGCGAGGGCAGCCGAAGCTATTGCTCTTGCCGAAATCAAGGCTCTATCTGGTGCTGAGATACCGTCTGGACTTGTTCTACCAGAACGTCGGAGAGTGACTTTTGCATTAGGAGAGCACACTCCTCTAAATCCTGAAGTTCAAATACCAGAAGAGTCTACGTTGAAGAAGGTAGTAGATTCGAGATTTCAAATCGATGAAATAAATGCTTCTAAATTGAATATTTTGAAGAAGTTGGAGGAAGCAACAGAAGAAGTTCTGCTTAGCAAACAACGCCTAACTGAGGCTTTAAACAGTGTTGAAACTGCAAACAGAAAGCAGCATGCTGCGAATGAGGCTCTTCGGAAATGGATTCCTCAGGATGATATGAAGGGACAATCAATGTATAGATCTATCAATCACAACTTTGCTTACACAGGATGCTGTCAGGATTCTTCTCTGCCAGATGTGACGAGGTCAACAACAGCGAACAATGACCGAAAACGTGTCCTGAAGTCCACAGTTTCAATGCGAGATGTGCTCAGCAGAAAGCAAGTTCCTGAAGATTACACTGCAACAAAGGAGATGGAAGAGCATGCTGCAAGACAGAAGGTAGCATTGAGTCAAATGCTCCAAGCGTTGAGGGAAGATCTTACTCTTCCTTCAAATCCTGAAACAGATAGGGATCATCAAAAGCATTTTATGGCTCAGAGGAAAAAGTTTGGATTCATCCAAATATCATTGGGAAGGCCTAGTAAGAAAAGGACATAA
- the LOC107608665 gene encoding uncharacterized protein LOC107608665, with protein MTTCLDPIEKFVASVYTRELFADVKKEIEGVGAVNFVAKVRRSTTMVYTLEEYREPGRHLIVLYDRVLSNLVCPCYFWNKKGYPCRHMFFVMKYEHLTEIPDRLVLKKWRQDAKSLEHYVEVTDDGSERSILLRHGALHTASQWMLFVGSRKSSFFIKAMNGIRAICEDLEANCKDFSGAKKQTNVSHINDPVVVKTKGAPRVKRQNGKKRRCGKYRKFGHNKRQCRGRGEDMASNREEQLQEEGVAGFGSEGSSPTEFVRCSVSTAYKNERGWEYSRGLNADGHSEFVDQAAKENNGDQLMQMMSKISAMSARLVDMLGHRS; from the exons ATGACTACTTGCCTAGACCCCATTGAGAAGTTTGTTGCGAGTGTTTATACGCGAGAGTTGTTTGCTGATGTGAAGAAAGAGATAGAAGGTGTTGGTGCCGTGAACTTCGTGGCAAAAGTGAGACGATCTACCACGATGGTGTACACGTTGGAGGAGTATAGGGAGCCCGGAAGACACCTAATTGTGTTGTATGATAGGGTTTTAAGCAATCTTGTGTGTCCCtgctatttttggaacaaaaaagGGTATCCATGTCGACACATGTTCTTCGTGATGAAATACGAGCACCTAACAGAAATACCTGACCGGTTGGTGTTGAAAAAATGGAGGCAAGATGCGAAGTCGTTGGAGCACTATGTTGAGGTTACAGACGATGGTAGTGAGAGGAGTATTTTACTTCGACATGGGGCACTCCATACTGCGTCACAATGGATGTTGTTTGTCGGGTCAAGAAAGTCGTCATTCTTCATAAAGGCGATGAATGGGATACGTGCAATATGTGAGGATCTTGAAGCAAACTGCAAAGATTTTAGCGGTGCAAAGAAACAAACGAACGTGTCTCATATCAACGACCCAGTTGTCGTGAAAACGAAGGGAGCTCCTCGGGTGAAAAGGCAAAATGGTAAGAAACGACGGTGCGGCAAGTATAGGAAATTCGGTCACAACAAAAGACAGTGCCGGGGTCGGGGTGAGGACATGGCATCGAATCGTGAAGAGCAGTTACAAGAGGAGGGAGTTGCTGGTTTTGGATCGGAAGGGTCATCCCCAACAGAATTT GTTCGATGTTCAGTATCGACTGCCTATAAGAATGAGAGGGGTTGGGAATATTCTCGTGGTCTGAATGCTGATGGGCACAGTGAGTTTGTCGACCAAGCTGCTAAGGAGAACAATGGAGATCAATTGATGCAG ATGATGAGCAAGATTAGTGCAATGAGTGCAAGGCTGGTAGACATGCTTGGACATCGTAGTTGA
- the LOC107606685 gene encoding putative protein FAR1-RELATED SEQUENCE 10 has protein sequence MEALSADCTTDVNNEFEWSLEDEIDDVEGLEYGDILGLTAGDIMRMVFRSDDGAYEFYRVFGKFHGFGIRKGDCGKDDDGRLIKRRFFCNRAGLREHKHYNRVDRRREHKPETRTNCDAKLSIYLDININV, from the coding sequence ATGGAGGCTCTATCAGCAGATTGCACAACTGATGTGAATAATGAGTTTGAGTGGTCTTTAGAGGATGAAATAGACGATGTTGAAGGGTTAGAGTACGGAGACATTTTGGGGTTGACTGCTGGAGACATAATGAGGATGGTTTTCCGCAGCGATGATGGAGCTTATGAGTTTTACAGGGTGTTTGGTAAATTTCACGGATTTGGCATTCGAAAGGGTGATTGTGGTAAGGATGATGACGGAAGGTTGATTAAGAGGAGGTTTTTCTGTAATAGGGCAGGATTGAGGGAGCATAAACACTATAACCGAGTTGATAGGCGGCGGGAGCACAAGCCTGAGACCCGCACAAATTGTGATGCAAAGTTATCAATTTACCTTGATATCAACATCAATGTTTGA
- the LOC107608910 gene encoding MLP-like protein 43, whose protein sequence is MALSGKLSIEVTVQTPAAKYFNIFITQSHKFQNICERIHEAKLHEGDNWHVPHSVKNWTLIVDGKPIKFKGKIEAIDKENKSITYNLFDGDISKNYKVFKLFLQVFEKSDGGASAKFTIEYEKINENVEAPYGFMELFDKNAKEFDSHLLKA, encoded by the exons ATGGCGCTAAGTGGTAAACTTAGTATTGAAGTTACGGTCCAAACACCAGCTGCAAAGTACTTCAACATCTTTATAACTCAATCCCACAAGTTTCAAAACATTTGTGAAAGAATCCATGAAGCCAAGTTGCATGAAGGTGATAACTGGCATGTCCCTCATTCGGTTAAGAATTGGACTCTTATCGTAG ATGGCAAGCCAATTAAGTTTAAGGGGAAAATTGAAGCTATTGACAAGGAGAACAAGTCAATTACATACAATCTTTTCGATGGAGATATAAGTAAGAACTATAAAGTCTTTAAGTTGTTTCTTCAAGTGTTTGAGAAGAGTGATGGTGGTGCCTCAGCTAAATTCACTATTGAATACGAGAAAATCAATGAGAATGTTGAAGCTCCATATGGATTCATGGAGTTATTTGACAAGAATGCTAAAGAATTTGATTCTCATCTTCTCAAGGCATAG